The DNA window CCGCTTCCACAGCCGAGTGACCGAGACGCCGAGGATTCCACGCCACCGCGAGCGCCGCGTGCCGTCTTCGTTCGACTCGAAGGCGTCGTCAGCTGCCATCGGAAACCACCCGTCCATCGCGTAGGGTGATTACGCGGTCGGCGACGGCGAGCGTCGGTTCGTCGTGGGAGGCGACCAGTACTGCCCGATCACGGCCGATATCCGTCAGCAACTCGAGGACGTCTGCGCCAGTTTCGGTATCGAGTTCGCCCGTCGGCTCGTCGGCGACGATGACGTCCGGGTCGGTCACGAGCGCTCGCGCGATCGCGACGCGCTGGCGTTCGCCGCCGCTGAGTTCTCCCGGTAGATGGGTGATCCGTTCGGCGAGCCCGACGCGCTCGAGCAACGTTTCGGCCCGCTCGCGACGGACGGTTCTCGGCAGTCCCGCCTGGACGAGTGGCAACGCGACGTTCGCACGCGCAGAGAGGGAGGGGAGCAGGTGAAATCGCTGAAACACGATGCCGACGTGCTCGCGTCGAAGCCGGGTTCGCTGCCGACTGGAACGACCCTCGAGTGGCGTTCCGAGCAACTCGATGGTTCCAGAAGAGGGGACTAATAGCCCCGAAACGGCGTGTAGGATCGTCGACTTTCCGCTGCCGCTTGGCCCCTCGAAGCCGACGATTTCGCCGGCGCGGACGTCGAACGACACGTCCTCGAGCGCGGTTACGGTCCGATCAGGCCCCGAAGCTCCGCGAGCCCCACTCGAGCCGTACTCGTGGGTGACGCCCGCGAGACGAACGGCAGTCGGTAGCTCGGCCTCGTCGGTACGCGGTCGGTCGGTCGAGTGCGCGTCCTGTTGCAGCGTGTGCTTGCTCATCGATCCAGAGTCAACTCACGCAGAAGACCGACGCAGTCGGCTATTGTTTCCCGCCGACTTCTCACAGCCACGTTGCCGTTAACGATCGTTCCAATTGCGACGACTGTCGGTTTCACGGCTACTGTAATCGATTCACGACCATCTCGAGAGCAAACGCGTTCGATTCGATACCGATGAATATCGGCGAAAGAAATGTGTCTGTACCTGTGAGTGTGTTCGAAGATGAAATATTTCGATTATATGACCCTCAATCAAACCTTCACGTAGGTGACTCGAGCCCCCTACTCGTACGTCTCTTCGCTCGCCACAGCAACCTCTGTCCCGTCGGCGATTGCATAGATCGTCTCGGCCGCATCGTCGTCTGTATCGCTCTCGCGTTCGAACGTGAGCGTGCCGGCCGTCGTCGATTCGTTGCCGTCCGGAATTGGCGTCGTTTCGACATCGCCTGTTTCGGTCGATTCGACGACGAATTCGAACGTCCCGTCCGTCGACGCGAGCGTCACGTTCTGGCCCTCGAGTTGGACGTCTGCTCGCGATTCGTTCGACTCGTGAGCCATCTGGGGATCCTCGCCGTCCGCCCAGAGTTCGACCTGATAGACGGAATCGTTACCGACCGGTTCCCAGCCGGTGCGTTCGACGTGGACGGTTTCTCGCCACCCGACGCTGCCGACGTCGACCGAATCGGAGCCGGAGAATTCGAGGTTCTGTGCGGGAATCGCTTCGGACCAGAGTTGTCGCTCCTCGCTCGCGACGATGACGCCACTCGACTCGAGGGAAATGGCGTCCTGAAGCGGACCGATGGCGAACGGAGTCGTCATTTCGTTTTCGACGTCCTCGGCGTACTGCACCGTGTAGTCCTCAATTTCGACGGCCGAGTCGGATTCCGGTGTGGCATCCTCGAGGACGAAGAGATTGACCGGAACGGCCATACCCGCGAGGATCGCCAGCACGACGACGACGAGGACGGTTCCCGTCTGTCGCTGCCCGAGTGTCGCGAACCGACTTCGGCCGCTCGAGCTCGGCCCGCCGGCGATCGTTTCGATTCGCTCGAGTCGGCCGGTCGGCGATGGGGCACGTTCGCCAGACCGGCGGGCGAGTTCGAGCGATCGCTCGAGGGGGCCGTTCGAGCGATTTCGGTCGGTGGGACTACTTCGCGACCTGAGCCGTCCCGGCACGATCGGTTTCTCGGAGCCGGCGATGGCGACGGTGATCACGAGCGCGAGGACGAAAACGAGGAACACACCGGGCCCTCTGAAGAGGTAGTAGACGTTCTCGCCGCCGAACCAGTAGATCTGCCAGAGTCCCTGTGCGAACGCGAAGAGGAGGACGCCGAGCCAGACCCAGCGGGCGTTAGGCTGTCGGCTTCGAAGGCGTAGGAGCCCGATACCGAGAACGAGTCCGAGGAAGAACCCGAGTGCATGGCCCTGTATCGCGATTCCGGCCCACGAGGGTGCCGACGGCGGACTGGGCTGGGCGACGAAGACGCCGATCGGCGATTGGAGCGCCTGGTAGGTGGTCACGAGCGCCCCCTGAACGCCGAGGATGCCGACGAGCGAGACGATCGGATAGTGCACGATCGCGAACGCGGCGAAGGCGAAGACGACTCCCGAAAAGCCGATCACCGGTCCGAGCGCGAAGAGACTCGTCACGAGCGTGAGACCGACGACGACGAGCGGGAAGACAACCACCGCCCGGATCCAGGGGGTGGTCGGCCACCACGAGAACCGCTCCGTCGCTCGTTCGTTCGGGTAGTGACCCCACGCGTACTCCGCTATCGGGGCGAGCACCATCGCACCAGCGAGGTTCCCCATGAGATGACTCGCGGACGCGTGTGAAAACGAGGACGTGAGCATCCCCAGGGGGTAGAAGTACGAATACGCACGGTAGGGAATCGTCACCGGATCGTTGATCGACGAGATGCTGTCTTGGACGAACAAGTAGACGCCACAGACGAGTCCGATGACGATCAGCGACCCCCACGGAACACCCATCACGAGCCTCGAGCGGGCACTATCTACCCACCCCTCCTCGGAATCGTGCAACCGATCGACGATTACCACCGACGCGAGGATGGTCCCCACCGTGAGTACGGAGAGGATGATCGCGAAGAGCGTTCCGATCGACAACATACCCAACGGTTCGGGGCCTGCTGTATAGTGATTTACATTCCGGGAATGCCGACTCGAGCGGCCTCGAGCCTCGAGGGTGAACAGAAAGGTACAAGCGGCTGACGGCCGGAACGGAGACTATGGAACTGCGGGTCACCGAGAGTAGCGAGAACGAACTCTCGATCGAAATCGCCGGCGAGGATCACACCTTCATGAACGTGCTCAAGGGAACGCTGCTCGAACACGACGACGTCACCGCCGCAACGTACGACGTCAACCCCGAACAGTCGGGTGGGCAGACAGAGCCAATTCTCACGCTCAAGACCGTCTCCGGAGCCGACCCGATCGACACGCTCGAGGACGCTGCGGGCGACGTTCGCGACAAAGCGATCTCCTTCCGCGAAACGTTCGAAGCGGCCGCGTAATTTCGTCTCGTTCTCGAGGTCCGGCGTCGCTGTTTTTGTCGGTGATTCCGGAACGAATCCGTCGTTAGCACGCCGCGTACGTGACGTAAAGTTGTCCGTCGACGGCGTGGAGGTCCATCCCCTCGATGTCGTACTCGTCGCCGGTAATTTCCTCGGAGCCGCTCGTCTCGAACGCCGCGGTGACGGCGCTCGCGAGTTCGTCTTCGTCGTCGTACTCGTCGACGGATACCATTTCGATACCCGGCCAGACGGGAATCTCTCCGCTACAATCGGCACCAAAATCGGCTGGCTCGACCGAGTCTGGGCTCACGTCGTCGTACTCGCTCGCGACCTCCGCCCGATTTATGTACTCTGCGTATGCAGCCATATCGCCGTCGTACGTCCGCGTCGACTCTCGCTCCGCATCGAGTTGCTCGTGAATTATTTCCTCACTTGCCTCGAGGTCGATGCCGGCCGCCGTCGCTCCGTCGCCGGGGGCGTCGGGCGGTGATGGCGTTCCCACACCGGGGATGATCGACGGCGAGATGATCCCCGTCGCGAACAAGACGACGATGAGCCCGAAGACGGCGATAATCGGCGCGTAGGGTTTCGCAACCTCGAGCCAGCTTGGAACCTCGAGGTCGCTACCGACGTCGTCGTAGGTCTGTTCGACTTTCTCGAGGTCGTGGTCGCCACAGCGAGAACAGGGTGGGTTGTTCTTCATGTGCTGGCGGCCGCAGTTCGAACAGACCCACATGTACTGCGTGCCGGTGTCCACGGTTTCGAACTCCTGTTGGCGAACGACGGCCTTCTCGAACTCGTTGTGGCCACAGCTATCACACGGAGGGTCGTCGGATTCGTGTGGTTTGCCACACCACGTACACCGCCACTTCACGAGTCGGAAACTCGAGTGATAGAAGAAAAGCGTAGCGAATCAGTTGCGGACGGGAACGTCTCGTTCGTCCAGATGCGCTTTGACCTCGCCGATCGAGTACTCGTCGAAGTGGAAGATAGAAGCTGCGAGACCGGCATCTGCGTCGGCTTCGGTGAACACCTCGTGCATGTGTTCCGGTCCGCCAC is part of the Natronorubrum sediminis genome and encodes:
- a CDS encoding rhomboid family intramembrane serine protease gives rise to the protein MLSIGTLFAIILSVLTVGTILASVVIVDRLHDSEEGWVDSARSRLVMGVPWGSLIVIGLVCGVYLFVQDSISSINDPVTIPYRAYSYFYPLGMLTSSFSHASASHLMGNLAGAMVLAPIAEYAWGHYPNERATERFSWWPTTPWIRAVVVFPLVVVGLTLVTSLFALGPVIGFSGVVFAFAAFAIVHYPIVSLVGILGVQGALVTTYQALQSPIGVFVAQPSPPSAPSWAGIAIQGHALGFFLGLVLGIGLLRLRSRQPNARWVWLGVLLFAFAQGLWQIYWFGGENVYYLFRGPGVFLVFVLALVITVAIAGSEKPIVPGRLRSRSSPTDRNRSNGPLERSLELARRSGERAPSPTGRLERIETIAGGPSSSGRSRFATLGQRQTGTVLVVVVLAILAGMAVPVNLFVLEDATPESDSAVEIEDYTVQYAEDVENEMTTPFAIGPLQDAISLESSGVIVASEERQLWSEAIPAQNLEFSGSDSVDVGSVGWRETVHVERTGWEPVGNDSVYQVELWADGEDPQMAHESNESRADVQLEGQNVTLASTDGTFEFVVESTETGDVETTPIPDGNESTTAGTLTFERESDTDDDAAETIYAIADGTEVAVASEETYE
- a CDS encoding ABC transporter ATP-binding protein; its protein translation is MSKHTLQQDAHSTDRPRTDEAELPTAVRLAGVTHEYGSSGARGASGPDRTVTALEDVSFDVRAGEIVGFEGPSGSGKSTILHAVSGLLVPSSGTIELLGTPLEGRSSRQRTRLRREHVGIVFQRFHLLPSLSARANVALPLVQAGLPRTVRRERAETLLERVGLAERITHLPGELSGGERQRVAIARALVTDPDVIVADEPTGELDTETGADVLELLTDIGRDRAVLVASHDEPTLAVADRVITLRDGRVVSDGS
- a CDS encoding DNA-directed RNA polymerase subunit L — protein: MELRVTESSENELSIEIAGEDHTFMNVLKGTLLEHDDVTAATYDVNPEQSGGQTEPILTLKTVSGADPIDTLEDAAGDVRDKAISFRETFEAAA